In Gopherus flavomarginatus isolate rGopFla2 chromosome 5, rGopFla2.mat.asm, whole genome shotgun sequence, one DNA window encodes the following:
- the CDK18 gene encoding cyclin-dependent kinase 18 isoform X2 — MNKMKNFKRRFSLSVPRTETIEESLAEFTEQFNQLNNRKNEDLAQGHLQMGHLGRGFRAEPTSVSPSEVEGQSPTAVRYRRNNQRRFSMEDVSKRLSLPVDIRLPPEFLQKLQMDNPEFPKTFSRMSRRASLSDIGFGKLETYVKLEKLGEGTYATVFKGRSKLTGNLVALKEIRLEHEEGAPCTAIREVSLLKNLKHANIVTLHDFIHTERSLTLVFEYLIFLFQLLRGLSYCHKSKILHRDLKPQNLLINERGELKLADFGLARAKSIPTKTYSNEVVTLWYRPPDVLLGSTEYSTPIDMWGVGCIHYEMVTGRPMFPGSTVKEELHLIFRLLGTPTEDSWPGITSNEEFKGYHFTQYQAQPLINHAPRLDTEGIDLLTSLLLYEAKCRISAEEALRHRYFKALGDRVQLLPDNASVFSLKEIQLQKDPGYRGSAFQQSARGKGRRQSIF; from the exons ATGAACAAGATGAAAAACTTCAAGCGGCGgttttccctctctgttccccgGACGGAGACCATCGAGGAGTCACTGGCCGAGTTCACAGAGCAGTTCAATCAGCTCAACAACAGGAAGAATGAAG ACCTGGCACAAGGGCACCTGCAGATGGGCCATCTTGGCAGGGGTTTCCGGGCAGAGCCAACCTCCGTTTCCCCCTCGGAGGTGGAAGGCCAGTCCCCGACAGCTGTGCGCTACCGAAGGAACAACCAGCGCCGCTTCTCCATGGAG GATGTCAGCAAGCGGCTCTCCCTACCCGTGGACATCCGTCTGCCCCCAGAGTTCCTGCAGAAGTTGCAGATGGACAATCCAGAGTTCCCCAAGACCTTCAGCAGGATGTCTCGACGGGCTTCCCTC tcagacattGGATTTGGGAAGCTGGAAACCTATGTTAAATTGGAAAAACTGGGGGAG GGCACCTACGCCACTGTCTTCAAGGGGCGCAGCAAGCTAACTGGGAACCTGGTCGCTCTGAAGGAGATCCGTCTGGAGCATGAAGAAGGGGCACCCTGCACAGCTATAAGGGAGG TTTCCCTGCTGAAGAACCTGAAACATGCAAATATTGTGACCCTCCATGATTTCATCCACACTGAGCGCTCCCTCACCCTTGTCTTTGAGTACCTG aTCTTCCTGTTCCAGCTGCTCCGCGGCCTGTCCTACTGCCACAAGAGCAAGATCCTGCATCGAGACCTCAAACCGCAGAACCTGCTCATCAATGAAAGGGGGGAGCTAAAGCTAGCTGACTtcg GTCTAGCCAGAGCCAAATCAATCCCCACAAAAACATATTCCAATGAGGTGGTCACTCTGTGGTATCGGCCCCCAGATGTCCTGCTGGGATCTACTGAGTACTCCACGCCCATCGATATGTG GGGGGTGGGCTGCATACACTATGAAATGGTCACTGGACGGCCCATGTTCCCAGGCTCGACTGTGAAAGAAGAGCTCCATTTAATCTTCAGGCTTCTTG GCACCCCTACAGAAGACTCCTGGCCCGGAATCACATCCAACGAGGAGTTTAAGGGTTATCATTTCACCCAGTACCAAGCCCAGCCCTTGATAAATCACGCACCCAG GCTGGACACAGAAGGGATCGACTTGCTGACGAGCCTCCTCCTG TATGAAGCCAAATGCCGGATCTCCGCCGAAGAGGCCCTGCGACACCGTTACTTCAAGGCATTGGGGGACCGAGTCCAGCTCCTCCCTGACA ATGCCTCTGTCTTCTCTCTGAAGGAAATACAGCTTCAAAAGGACCCTGGCTACCGAGGTTCAGCCTTTCAGCAGTCAG CCCGAGGGAAAGGCAGGAGGCAGAGTATATTTTAA
- the CDK18 gene encoding cyclin-dependent kinase 18 isoform X1, with product MNKMKNFKRRFSLSVPRTETIEESLAEFTEQFNQLNNRKNEDLAQGHLQMGHLGRGFRAEPTSVSPSEVEGQSPTAVRYRRNNQRRFSMEDVSKRLSLPVDIRLPPEFLQKLQMDNPEFPKTFSRMSRRASLSDIGFGKLETYVKLEKLGEGTYATVFKGRSKLTGNLVALKEIRLEHEEGAPCTAIREVSLLKNLKHANIVTLHDFIHTERSLTLVFEYLDNDLKQYLDNCGNLMNVHNVKIFLFQLLRGLSYCHKSKILHRDLKPQNLLINERGELKLADFGLARAKSIPTKTYSNEVVTLWYRPPDVLLGSTEYSTPIDMWGVGCIHYEMVTGRPMFPGSTVKEELHLIFRLLGTPTEDSWPGITSNEEFKGYHFTQYQAQPLINHAPRLDTEGIDLLTSLLLYEAKCRISAEEALRHRYFKALGDRVQLLPDNASVFSLKEIQLQKDPGYRGSAFQQSARGKGRRQSIF from the exons ATGAACAAGATGAAAAACTTCAAGCGGCGgttttccctctctgttccccgGACGGAGACCATCGAGGAGTCACTGGCCGAGTTCACAGAGCAGTTCAATCAGCTCAACAACAGGAAGAATGAAG ACCTGGCACAAGGGCACCTGCAGATGGGCCATCTTGGCAGGGGTTTCCGGGCAGAGCCAACCTCCGTTTCCCCCTCGGAGGTGGAAGGCCAGTCCCCGACAGCTGTGCGCTACCGAAGGAACAACCAGCGCCGCTTCTCCATGGAG GATGTCAGCAAGCGGCTCTCCCTACCCGTGGACATCCGTCTGCCCCCAGAGTTCCTGCAGAAGTTGCAGATGGACAATCCAGAGTTCCCCAAGACCTTCAGCAGGATGTCTCGACGGGCTTCCCTC tcagacattGGATTTGGGAAGCTGGAAACCTATGTTAAATTGGAAAAACTGGGGGAG GGCACCTACGCCACTGTCTTCAAGGGGCGCAGCAAGCTAACTGGGAACCTGGTCGCTCTGAAGGAGATCCGTCTGGAGCATGAAGAAGGGGCACCCTGCACAGCTATAAGGGAGG TTTCCCTGCTGAAGAACCTGAAACATGCAAATATTGTGACCCTCCATGATTTCATCCACACTGAGCGCTCCCTCACCCTTGTCTTTGAGTACCTG GACAATGACCTAAAGCAATACCTGGATAACTGCGGGAACCTGATGAACGTGCACAATGTGAAG aTCTTCCTGTTCCAGCTGCTCCGCGGCCTGTCCTACTGCCACAAGAGCAAGATCCTGCATCGAGACCTCAAACCGCAGAACCTGCTCATCAATGAAAGGGGGGAGCTAAAGCTAGCTGACTtcg GTCTAGCCAGAGCCAAATCAATCCCCACAAAAACATATTCCAATGAGGTGGTCACTCTGTGGTATCGGCCCCCAGATGTCCTGCTGGGATCTACTGAGTACTCCACGCCCATCGATATGTG GGGGGTGGGCTGCATACACTATGAAATGGTCACTGGACGGCCCATGTTCCCAGGCTCGACTGTGAAAGAAGAGCTCCATTTAATCTTCAGGCTTCTTG GCACCCCTACAGAAGACTCCTGGCCCGGAATCACATCCAACGAGGAGTTTAAGGGTTATCATTTCACCCAGTACCAAGCCCAGCCCTTGATAAATCACGCACCCAG GCTGGACACAGAAGGGATCGACTTGCTGACGAGCCTCCTCCTG TATGAAGCCAAATGCCGGATCTCCGCCGAAGAGGCCCTGCGACACCGTTACTTCAAGGCATTGGGGGACCGAGTCCAGCTCCTCCCTGACA ATGCCTCTGTCTTCTCTCTGAAGGAAATACAGCTTCAAAAGGACCCTGGCTACCGAGGTTCAGCCTTTCAGCAGTCAG CCCGAGGGAAAGGCAGGAGGCAGAGTATATTTTAA